Proteins from a single region of Candidatus Auribacterota bacterium:
- a CDS encoding PQQ-binding-like beta-propeller repeat protein, with product MKCRILSGVSQTFILLCLLIPAPYAQLANSPWPMFHHDARHTGQSEYAGLSIPRLAWSYETGGGSSPALGSDGRVYVGGDNNLYAVNSNGALNWSYRTGGGVLSSTALGRDGRIYVSFADDEFYSFSSAGGLAWSYRTGDWVISSPALDSDGRVYVGSWDNNLYAFSSDGAFNWSYRIAYYMSVYSSPAIGSDGRAYIGSAYYWYLYAFNSNGTLARTYPTGGYVYSSPALGSDGGVYIGSYDSKLYAFSSDGALNWSYRTQDEVYSSPALGSDGMVYVGSVDNKLYAFGSDGALNWSYRAQDGVNSSPALGSDGMVYVGSHDYNLYALNSNGTLSWIYPAGGDMSSSPTLGSDGCIYVGSGYNLYCIEQGPTATCTPTPTITPTPTETPTVTETPTETPMETPTPTMTPTDMPTITNTPTTTPTCTPTPIITLTITPTRTPTVTPTPLLVVILNSTTPSPGELFTIDVIVQPLLDTFDTYGVIIAPGGQIYSFNLENPRFLRTGLIPLYKDVPGLWEPFQRRLYAVYVPSGLTGQYLFIVGLVPAAAQPRLQNAIPGCLWQGTVTITTKL from the coding sequence ATGAAATGCAGGATTCTTAGCGGTGTTAGTCAAACATTCATCCTGCTCTGCCTCCTCATCCCAGCACCTTACGCCCAGCTCGCCAATTCCCCCTGGCCGATGTTTCACCACGATGCACGGCACACAGGCCAGAGCGAATACGCGGGGCTGTCAATACCCAGACTCGCGTGGAGTTATGAGACGGGAGGCGGTTCCTCCCCCGCGCTTGGGAGTGACGGGAGGGTGTATGTTGGGGGTGACAATAATCTCTACGCGGTTAATTCTAACGGCGCGCTCAACTGGAGCTATCGGACTGGTGGCGGTGTGCTCTCCTCTACCGCGTTGGGGAGAGATGGGAGGATATATGTCAGCTTCGCTGATGATGAGTTCTACTCCTTCAGCTCAGCCGGAGGCCTCGCATGGAGTTATAGGACGGGAGATTGGGTTATATCCTCCCCCGCACTGGATAGTGACGGGAGGGTGTATGTCGGCTCTTGGGATAATAATCTCTACGCGTTTAGCTCGGACGGCGCGTTCAACTGGAGCTATCGGATTGCATATTATATGTCTGTGTATTCCTCCCCCGCGATCGGGAGTGACGGGAGAGCGTATATCGGCTCTGCTTATTACTGGTATCTCTATGCGTTTAACTCAAACGGCACACTCGCCAGAACGTATCCGACTGGTGGTTATGTATACTCCTCTCCCGCACTTGGAAGTGATGGGGGGGTGTATATTGGTTCTTATGACTCTAAACTTTATGCGTTTAGCTCGGACGGCGCGCTCAATTGGAGCTATCGGACGCAAGATGAGGTGTATTCCTCTCCCGCGTTGGGGAGTGACGGGATGGTATACGTAGGCTCTGTTGACAATAAACTTTATGCGTTTGGCTCGGACGGCGCGCTCAACTGGAGCTATCGGGCCCAGGATGGTGTAAATTCCTCTCCCGCGTTGGGGAGTGACGGGATGGTATATGTCGGCTCTCATGACTATAATCTATATGCTCTTAATTCAAATGGTACACTCAGCTGGATTTATCCGGCCGGGGGAGACATGTCTTCCTCACCCACACTCGGAAGTGATGGGTGTATCTATGTTGGCTCTGGTTATAATTTGTATTGCATCGAGCAGGGACCTACTGCAACATGCACGCCTACTCCGACGATCACGCCGACGCCTACGGAGACGCCAACGGTGACAGAAACTCCGACAGAGACACCGATGGAGACTCCAACGCCGACGATGACGCCTACAGATATGCCGACGATTACGAATACTCCGACGACAACACCTACGTGCACGCCGACGCCGATTATAACCCTGACAATTACTCCGACCAGAACACCAACGGTAACTCCGACGCCGCTCCTAGTCGTGATTTTGAACAGCACTACGCCATCGCCGGGGGAGCTTTTTACGATTGACGTGATAGTACAGCCGCTGCTTGACACTTTTGATACTTACGGGGTGATAATCGCCCCAGGGGGACAGATTTACTCGTTCAACCTCGAAAATCCGCGCTTTCTGCGGACAGGTTTGATACCTCTTTATAAGGATGTACCGGGCCTTTGGGAACCATTCCAGCGGAGACTATATGCAGTCTATGTCCCCAGCGGATTGACCGGGCAATATCTTTTCATCGTGGGACTTGTTCCCGCCGCGGCGCAGCCCAGATTACAAAACGCAATCCCGGGTTGCTTATGGCAGGGGACAGTGACTATAACTACGAAACTGTGA
- a CDS encoding GNAT family N-acetyltransferase, whose protein sequence is MFFLRVAGPDDAEQMRAVWLRSISEICGPDYGNDRELLDRWCSTKTVERVRALLADRDIVCLIATEASGKIVGLGGLHRRGDILACYVLPEVLHRGVGKTLLLALEREAARLGLRELKLGSTATAVPFYKRNGYCADGEPFLFLDVIKAYPMKKALVPPAPSG, encoded by the coding sequence ATGTTTTTCCTGAGGGTTGCGGGGCCTGATGATGCGGAGCAGATGCGAGCGGTCTGGCTGCGCTCGATCAGTGAGATCTGCGGGCCCGACTACGGGAACGACCGGGAGTTGCTCGACAGATGGTGCTCAACGAAGACCGTCGAGCGGGTGCGCGCGCTGCTCGCTGACAGGGATATCGTGTGCCTCATTGCCACCGAGGCGTCAGGCAAGATCGTTGGGCTGGGAGGGTTGCACCGCAGGGGCGATATCCTCGCGTGCTATGTCCTTCCGGAGGTGCTCCATAGGGGAGTGGGGAAGACCCTCCTCCTCGCCCTCGAGAGGGAAGCGGCGCGCCTTGGCTTGAGGGAGCTCAAGCTCGGGAGCACCGCCACCGCAGTCCCATTTTATAAAAGAAATGGTTACTGCGCGGACGGAGAACCATTCCTTTTCCTTGATGTCATAAAAGCCTATCCGATGAAAAAGGCACTCGTGCCACCCGCGCCATCTGGCTGA
- the rpiB gene encoding ribose 5-phosphate isomerase B, producing the protein MRISLGSDHGGYELKEAVKKYLMSLGHEVDDLGCDRADAVDYPDYGAPAARAVATGKCGSGVLICRSGIGMSMVGNKIAGVRAALCLDEEMAELSRRHNDANVLVLSGGRTPPARACRILDVWLRTAFEGGRHGRRVEKIKRLEKK; encoded by the coding sequence ATGAGAATCTCACTGGGCTCTGATCACGGCGGCTATGAGTTGAAAGAAGCGGTAAAAAAGTACCTCATGTCCCTGGGCCATGAGGTGGATGACCTGGGCTGTGACAGGGCTGATGCAGTGGACTATCCTGACTACGGCGCCCCTGCGGCCCGCGCGGTCGCGACAGGGAAGTGCGGGAGCGGGGTGCTCATCTGCAGGAGCGGAATCGGCATGAGCATGGTGGGCAACAAGATAGCAGGCGTGCGCGCAGCGCTCTGCCTCGATGAGGAGATGGCCGAATTGAGCAGACGGCATAATGATGCGAACGTGCTCGTGCTCTCCGGGGGCCGCACGCCGCCGGCGCGCGCGTGCCGCATCCTGGATGTCTGGCTGCGCACCGCATTCGAGGGCGGCCGGCACGGGAGGCGCGTGGAAAAAATAAAGAGACTGGAAAAGAAATGA
- a CDS encoding S8 family serine peptidase: protein MYDKHRAYLPYFLPLFLGAQIIFLHCATCAAGDYFYSSGGKHPLTRLENVWVVRAPIAGSGRAATVDRARSQLNGWERHAVRIVGSREARDALAARATATRPRSFVNPVFDYGGGEPLVVTDEFIVCFPPDLGKDEIERINRRYGAVILRKVSPRTFVLRAEATKELAALDLANAYVENGDAVFAHPNFISQKKKRFIPNDPYSVYQWHLLSVGQGGALPGQDVQATAAWDLTRGSPEVIIAVIDDGVDFTHEDLQGDKFVPGYDFYDNDADPTAVAENEDCHGTAVIGVAAANGNNGIGVTGIAPACRIMPIRLVAGPTSDEQDASAIRFAVDNGAWIISNSWGPPDGNPFILGDEMIYPLPDIVREAIDYAADSGRGGKGCVISWAAGNGNEPVGYDGYASYEKVMAVGACTDQGRKAYYSDYGPELDLCAPSNGGRTSGIWTTDYMGVEGYNQGGPLFGDAAGNYTSEFGGTSSAAPLAAGIAALLLSSEPDLTRAEVMQRLRSTADRVDLQGARYNLAGQSIWYGSGRINAYAALTGRTRHPQLAISANPPSLRRGNTLSLNFSLLQGSDMSTNYGTAYLVVIPPIGPAKFITAEHRVAAAQSPFVKGMAAVDMKGSLIPGVLLANMAPGRYTIYAAIVTPGGDPRNASSWIHNPSSATVDVLP, encoded by the coding sequence ATGTACGATAAACACAGGGCGTATCTCCCGTATTTCTTGCCTCTCTTCCTAGGGGCACAGATCATTTTCCTGCACTGCGCGACGTGCGCCGCGGGCGATTATTTCTACTCCTCCGGTGGAAAACATCCGCTCACGCGCCTCGAGAACGTCTGGGTCGTGCGCGCGCCGATCGCAGGCAGCGGTCGTGCTGCTACCGTGGATCGCGCGCGTTCACAGCTCAATGGATGGGAGAGGCATGCCGTCCGGATTGTAGGGTCGCGCGAGGCGCGAGACGCGCTCGCGGCCCGTGCCACGGCGACTCGCCCGCGTTCCTTCGTGAATCCCGTTTTTGATTATGGCGGCGGCGAGCCCCTCGTGGTGACGGATGAGTTTATCGTGTGTTTCCCACCCGATCTTGGGAAGGATGAGATAGAGAGGATCAACAGGCGCTATGGAGCCGTCATTCTCAGGAAGGTGTCGCCTCGCACCTTTGTTCTCAGGGCTGAGGCGACGAAGGAGTTGGCTGCGCTCGACCTTGCGAATGCGTACGTTGAGAACGGGGACGCGGTATTTGCCCATCCGAACTTTATCTCGCAGAAGAAGAAACGCTTCATCCCGAACGACCCCTATAGTGTTTACCAGTGGCACCTCCTCAGCGTGGGGCAGGGCGGAGCGCTCCCGGGGCAGGATGTACAGGCGACCGCCGCCTGGGATCTGACGCGTGGCAGCCCGGAGGTGATCATCGCGGTCATTGACGATGGGGTGGATTTCACCCATGAGGACCTCCAGGGTGACAAGTTTGTCCCCGGCTATGATTTCTACGATAATGACGCCGATCCCACCGCAGTGGCCGAAAATGAGGATTGCCATGGGACGGCAGTGATCGGCGTGGCGGCCGCAAATGGGAATAACGGAATCGGCGTAACGGGAATCGCGCCAGCCTGCCGGATTATGCCGATACGCCTGGTCGCGGGGCCAACGAGCGATGAGCAGGATGCGAGCGCCATACGCTTCGCTGTGGACAACGGCGCCTGGATCATCTCTAACAGCTGGGGCCCGCCCGACGGCAATCCCTTTATACTGGGGGACGAAATGATCTATCCGCTCCCGGACATCGTGAGGGAGGCCATTGACTACGCCGCCGACAGCGGGCGCGGCGGGAAGGGCTGTGTCATATCCTGGGCCGCTGGAAACGGGAATGAACCTGTTGGCTATGACGGCTACGCGTCTTATGAAAAGGTCATGGCGGTCGGGGCGTGCACCGACCAGGGGCGGAAGGCGTACTACAGCGACTATGGTCCCGAACTTGACCTGTGCGCGCCATCGAATGGAGGAAGGACCTCCGGTATCTGGACGACCGATTATATGGGTGTGGAGGGTTACAACCAGGGAGGGCCTCTGTTTGGAGATGCGGCGGGGAACTATACCAGTGAGTTTGGCGGCACCTCATCCGCCGCTCCCTTGGCTGCCGGGATCGCAGCGCTCCTCCTTTCGAGCGAGCCTGACCTCACCAGGGCAGAGGTGATGCAGCGGCTGAGGAGCACTGCTGACCGCGTTGATCTTCAGGGCGCGCGGTACAACCTGGCGGGGCAGAGCATCTGGTACGGCAGCGGGAGGATCAATGCCTACGCGGCGCTCACGGGGAGGACGAGGCATCCCCAGCTCGCCATTTCAGCAAATCCCCCGTCGCTCCGGCGCGGGAACACGTTGTCGTTAAACTTCTCACTCCTCCAGGGGTCGGATATGAGCACAAATTACGGAACCGCCTACCTGGTAGTGATACCGCCCATTGGACCTGCGAAATTCATCACGGCAGAGCACCGTGTGGCGGCGGCGCAATCTCCTTTTGTGAAAGGAATGGCCGCGGTTGATATGAAAGGGTCCCTCATCCCCGGTGTGCTCCTGGCGAATATGGCTCCCGGCCGCTATACGATTTACGCAGCCATTGTCACGCCCGGGGGTGATCCCCGCAATGCTTCGAGCTGGATCCACAATCCCTCATCGGCGACTGTGGATGTGCTGCCGTAG
- a CDS encoding serine hydroxymethyltransferase yields MTKLHLNHLKTTDPEVCSAIEREMQRQSSEIELIASENFTSPAVLEATGSVMTNKYAEGYPARRYYDGCENVDRVEELAIARARELFHAEHANVQPHSGTQANMAVYFTILSPGDAILSMDLAHGGHLSMGSPVNFSGKLYKVFSYGVRRDTELIDYEDVERKAAHAKPKLIIAGASAYPRLIDYERFAHIARGAGCLLMVDMAHVAGLVAAGCHPSPVPHADFVTTTTHKTLRGPRGGLILCRQKFAKELDKAVFPGMQGGPLMHVIAAKAVALREAQGEEFIAYQKRIIRNAAALAGELAAQGFRLVSGGTDNHLMLVDLTPQGITGKDAALALHAAGITVNKNMIPFDRQKPFVTSGIRLGTPAVTTRGMREEEMKLIAHMIARVVRDTGDERVIASVKGEVAALCATFALPY; encoded by the coding sequence ATGACAAAATTGCATCTGAACCATCTAAAAACAACTGATCCGGAGGTGTGCAGCGCGATCGAGCGGGAGATGCAGAGGCAGTCGTCGGAGATAGAGCTCATCGCCTCGGAGAATTTTACGAGTCCCGCGGTGCTCGAGGCGACCGGATCGGTAATGACCAACAAGTACGCCGAGGGTTACCCCGCCAGGCGCTACTACGACGGGTGCGAGAACGTGGACCGGGTCGAGGAGCTGGCAATCGCGCGGGCGCGCGAGCTTTTTCACGCAGAGCACGCCAATGTCCAGCCTCACTCAGGCACCCAGGCCAACATGGCCGTCTATTTCACCATCCTCTCTCCGGGCGATGCGATTCTCTCCATGGATCTCGCCCACGGAGGGCATCTCTCCATGGGGAGCCCGGTCAACTTTTCCGGCAAGCTCTACAAGGTATTTTCCTACGGCGTGCGCCGCGACACAGAGCTCATTGACTATGAGGATGTCGAGCGGAAGGCCGCGCATGCGAAACCGAAGCTGATCATCGCGGGCGCGAGCGCGTACCCCAGGCTCATTGACTACGAGCGCTTCGCTCACATCGCGCGAGGGGCGGGGTGTCTCCTCATGGTTGACATGGCCCATGTCGCGGGGCTCGTGGCGGCGGGGTGTCATCCGTCGCCGGTCCCCCACGCCGATTTTGTGACCACCACAACCCACAAGACGCTCCGCGGGCCACGCGGCGGCCTCATCCTCTGCCGGCAGAAGTTTGCGAAAGAGCTCGACAAGGCTGTCTTCCCCGGCATGCAGGGCGGCCCCCTCATGCACGTGATCGCCGCGAAGGCAGTCGCGCTCAGGGAGGCGCAGGGGGAGGAATTTATCGCCTATCAGAAGCGGATCATCAGGAACGCCGCCGCGCTCGCAGGCGAGCTCGCGGCACAGGGGTTCAGGCTCGTCTCGGGGGGAACGGATAACCACCTCATGCTCGTTGATCTGACGCCGCAGGGCATCACGGGGAAAGACGCCGCGCTGGCGCTCCACGCCGCGGGGATAACAGTCAATAAGAACATGATTCCATTCGACCGGCAGAAGCCGTTCGTCACCAGCGGCATCCGCCTCGGAACGCCCGCGGTGACGACGCGCGGCATGAGAGAAGAAGAGATGAAGCTCATCGCCCACATGATTGCGCGTGTGGTGCGCGATACGGGCGATGAGCGTGTGATCGCGTCGGTGAAGGGCGAGGTTGCCGCCCTGTGCGCCACGTTCGCACTCCCCTATTGA
- the purH gene encoding bifunctional phosphoribosylaminoimidazolecarboxamide formyltransferase/IMP cyclohydrolase, translating to MRQARCALISVHDKKGVADFARGLSNLGIRIISTGGTAEQLRKAGIPVTDVAAFTGQAEALGGRVKTLHPKIHAGILASRESEAHRLEMEHLGWDYIDLVAVNLTMAQGEGVTDLSEFMDTMDIGGHALLRAAAKNFRDVIVVCNPARYTLVLDELARGAGIIPEGLRARLAREALEAVACCDAVYHRTLYAFVAPAADVMPVELRLDLNKIGELRYGENPHQRAAVYRAMECGEPSVVESVLLSGKALSFNNYIDLDTAFEIVKEFRRPACAIVKHANPCGVAVADAPVEAYRRARATDQESAYGGIAGFNAAVDEDVAAELSASFIECVIAPAFTGAALEALKAKRNLRILEVPSFSAWLSGGGTRAGGREMRSITGGMLLQERDLGTIGLGDITQVTEAKPSAAEAAAVFFAWTVVKHVRSNAIVIASEEETVGIGAGQMSRVDAARLAVYKAKKPVEGCVAASDGFFTFRDAIDELARAGVKTIVQPGGSKMDGEIIAACNELGVAMVFTGMRCFKH from the coding sequence ATGCGTCAGGCGCGCTGTGCCCTTATCAGCGTTCATGACAAGAAGGGGGTAGCGGATTTCGCCCGCGGCCTCAGCAACCTGGGTATCAGAATCATATCAACAGGCGGAACTGCGGAGCAGTTGCGCAAGGCGGGAATCCCCGTGACCGATGTGGCAGCGTTCACGGGTCAGGCCGAGGCGCTGGGCGGGCGGGTAAAAACGCTCCATCCGAAAATTCACGCCGGAATCCTCGCGTCGCGAGAGAGCGAGGCTCACCGGCTCGAGATGGAACATCTCGGCTGGGACTACATTGATCTGGTGGCGGTCAACCTCACCATGGCGCAGGGAGAGGGGGTGACCGATCTGAGCGAGTTCATGGATACGATGGACATAGGCGGGCATGCCCTCCTGCGCGCCGCAGCCAAGAATTTCCGCGATGTGATCGTCGTCTGTAATCCCGCCAGATACACGCTTGTCCTTGACGAGCTCGCGCGCGGCGCGGGCATCATTCCAGAAGGGTTGCGGGCGCGCCTCGCCCGTGAGGCCCTGGAGGCTGTTGCCTGTTGCGATGCCGTCTATCACCGCACGCTCTACGCGTTCGTTGCGCCCGCTGCCGATGTGATGCCGGTGGAGCTCAGACTCGATCTCAATAAGATCGGCGAGTTGCGCTACGGTGAGAATCCGCACCAGCGCGCGGCCGTGTACAGGGCCATGGAGTGCGGTGAGCCATCGGTGGTGGAGAGTGTTCTTTTGAGCGGAAAGGCGCTCTCGTTCAATAATTACATTGATCTGGACACCGCATTTGAGATTGTGAAAGAGTTTCGCAGACCCGCGTGCGCCATTGTCAAGCATGCGAACCCGTGCGGCGTTGCCGTGGCCGATGCGCCGGTTGAGGCGTACCGGAGGGCGAGGGCAACTGATCAGGAGTCGGCCTACGGGGGGATCGCCGGGTTCAACGCGGCGGTGGACGAGGACGTCGCCGCGGAGCTCTCCGCGTCGTTTATTGAATGTGTGATTGCCCCCGCCTTCACTGGCGCCGCCCTTGAGGCCCTGAAGGCGAAAAGGAATCTTCGCATTCTCGAGGTGCCGTCTTTTTCCGCGTGGCTGAGCGGGGGGGGCACGAGGGCGGGCGGGCGCGAGATGCGCTCGATCACCGGGGGCATGCTCCTCCAGGAGCGGGATCTCGGTACCATCGGGCTGGGGGATATCACCCAGGTGACAGAGGCGAAGCCCTCAGCCGCGGAGGCCGCAGCGGTGTTTTTTGCGTGGACGGTGGTGAAACACGTGCGCTCCAACGCGATCGTGATCGCTTCCGAAGAAGAAACGGTGGGGATAGGGGCTGGACAGATGAGCCGCGTGGATGCGGCCAGGCTCGCCGTCTATAAGGCGAAAAAACCGGTCGAGGGATGCGTCGCCGCGTCTGACGGATTCTTCACGTTCAGGGATGCGATTGATGAGCTCGCCCGCGCCGGCGTCAAAACAATCGTGCAGCCGGGCGGTTCGAAAATGGATGGAGAGATTATCGCCGCCTGTAACGAGCTGGGAGTGGCGATGGTATTCACGGGGATGAGATGTTTCAAACATTAA
- a CDS encoding L-threonylcarbamoyladenylate synthase, producing the protein MMVRTKILELTGGPEDRSRIEQAARALAEGKIVVFPTETVYGAGCNASDRSAVKRLYEIKGRPWNKPLACYLSSRLGMLRYDVEVALIAERVMERFWPGPLTILLARYVGGGRVGFRFPDEENALALIETSGVPVVATSANRSGGASPMSGGEAVMAMDGLADIVLKGGVTRCRGESTIVDLSGPAPRLVREGVVTRDELEAFLGCACGAD; encoded by the coding sequence ATGATGGTTCGGACAAAGATACTTGAGCTCACCGGAGGGCCCGAAGATCGCAGCCGTATCGAACAGGCCGCGCGGGCGCTCGCGGAGGGAAAGATCGTCGTATTCCCGACCGAGACGGTGTATGGCGCCGGGTGCAACGCATCGGACAGATCGGCGGTGAAGCGTCTCTACGAGATCAAGGGCCGTCCGTGGAACAAGCCCCTCGCGTGCTACCTCTCCTCGAGGCTGGGGATGCTCAGGTACGATGTTGAGGTCGCCCTAATTGCCGAGAGGGTAATGGAGCGCTTCTGGCCGGGCCCTCTCACCATACTCCTGGCGCGGTACGTGGGCGGGGGGCGCGTGGGATTCAGGTTCCCTGATGAAGAGAATGCCCTCGCGTTGATCGAGACATCCGGGGTCCCGGTCGTCGCCACGAGCGCAAACAGGAGCGGCGGCGCCTCCCCGATGAGTGGAGGAGAAGCGGTGATGGCGATGGACGGCCTCGCTGACATCGTTTTGAAGGGAGGGGTGACGCGTTGCCGGGGGGAGTCCACCATCGTCGATCTGAGCGGGCCGGCGCCGCGCCTTGTCCGCGAGGGGGTTGTCACGAGGGATGAGTTGGAGGCGTTCCTCGGGTGCGCGTGTGGGGCGGACTGA